In Populus alba chromosome 1, ASM523922v2, whole genome shotgun sequence, a single window of DNA contains:
- the LOC118062740 gene encoding protein WVD2-like 7 isoform X3, translating into MGDTTCVMQPFSYAAGISNDAKEGNPIHALGQSISFGRFMSDSLSWEKWSSFSHNRYVEEAEKFSRPGSVAQKKAFFEAHYRNLAARKAAALLEQANAEANNEEEPENEVGIPDKTTQDSLTVATNSQEAGDREEAHVQQVNSEASFVADDNTRTSNVDMERSESSNVEEVEPSAENEILVENCVKIETLNQIVNVDNKEVVKEMELSVSKQMEKPLLKDFMSCKDDAASMSKKKPAVSSSKSSIYDKASKLPSTPAKPAPSVRAKKENTATPISKKSALESVERRKPTPKSTHKSMNFTPAREFNKITSSIIRKIDNSRVGSHSKSSKDCPTPSRTPMMMGSIAESKHPLATPQSEKRRAKTPLHPSTSGSKTVRSKWHFLPKENRSQSPSASIPFSFRTEERAARRKEKLEEKFNAYQAQKVQLQVTLKEKAETELKRLRQSLCFKARPLPDFYKQRVAPNNQMEKVPLTHSESPEPGRKMTPSKIRSASQLPQWSSLKNSGSKDAMQKKSDNPRSLASRLKASPHENTSPNIQHE; encoded by the exons ATGGGGGACACAACTTGTGTCATGCAACCATTCTCTTACGCCGCAGGCATTTCTAATGACGCCAAAGAG GGGAACCCAATTCATGCGCTTGGACAGTCGATCTCGTTTGGGAGGTTCATGTCAGATTCCTTATCTTGGGAGAAGTGGTCAAGCTTCTCTCATAACCGATATGTTGAAGAGGCTGAGAAATTCTCAAGACCTGGTTCAGTTGCGCAGAAAAAGGCTTTCTTTGAAGCACATTATAGGAATCTTGCTGCAAGAAAGGCAGCAGCTTTGCTAGAGCAAGCAAATGCAGAAGCAAACAATGAGGAGGAGCCTGAAAATGAGGTTGGAATTCCTGATAAGACAACCCAAGATTCACTAACAGTGGCCACAAACTCCCAGGAAGCTGGTGATCGGGAAGAGGCACATGTCCAACAAGTAAATTCTGAAGCAAGTTTTGTTGCCGATGACAATACTCGCACCTCTAATGTTGACATGGAAAGATCTGAAAGCAGCAATGTGGAAGAAGTTGAACCATCGGCTGAAAACGAGATTCTTGTGGAGAATTGTGTTAAGATCGAGACTTTAAACCAGATTGTGAATGTCGATAACAAGGAGGTGGTTAAGGAAATGGAGCTTAGTGTATCAAAACAAATGGAGAAACCTCTATTAAAG GATTTCATGTCTTGTAAAGATGATGCTGCATCAATGAGCAAGAAGAAACCAGCAGTCTCTTCCTCTAAGTCATCGATTTATGATAAAGCCTCTAAGCTGCCATCCACTCCAGCTAAACCTGCACCTTCAGTTCGtgcgaaaaaagaaaacactgcTACTCCAATCAGCAAGAAGTCTGCATTAGAGTCAGTGGAAAGAAGAAAACCAACTCCAAAATCAACTCATAAGTCGATGAACTTCACTCCTGCCAgagaattcaataaaatcacTTCATCAATTATCAGGAAGATTGATAATTCTAGAGTTGGTTCTCATTCCAAGTCATCTAAAGATTGCCCAACTCCTTCAAGAACTCCAATGATGATG GGGTCTATTGCGGAATCAAAGCATCCTTTAGCCACCCCTCAGTCAGAAAAAAGAAG GGcaaaaacacctcttcaccccTCGACATCAGGAAGCAAAACAGTTCGCTCAAAATGGCATTTCCTCCCAAAAGA AAACAGATCACAGTCCCCAAGTGCATCTATACCCTTCAGCTTCAGGACTGAAGAAAGAGCTGCAAGAAGAAAGGAG AAGCTGGAAGAAAAATTCAACGCCTATCAGGCACAAAAAGTGCAGCTGCAAGTAACACTTAAG GAAAAAGCAGAAACAGAACTTAAAAGACTGCGACAAAGCCTTTGCTTCAAGGCCAGGCCGCTACCTGATTTTTATAAACAGAGAGTGGCACCGAACAATCAGATGGAAAAG GTTCCACTGACTCATTCTGAATCACCTGAGCCTGGAAGAAAAATGACTCCCAGCAAGATACGGAGCGCCTCTCAACTTCCTCAATGGTCTTCACTCAAGAACAGTGGTTCCAAAGACGCAATGCAAAAGAAAAGTGATAACCCCCGTTCTCTAGCTTCACGACTCAAAGCAAGTCCTCATGAGAATACATCTCCAAATATTCAGCATGAATGA
- the LOC118062740 gene encoding protein WVD2-like 7 isoform X2, with product MGDTTCVMQPFSYAAGISNDAKEGNPIHALGQSISFGRFMSDSLSWEKWSSFSHNRYVEEAEKFSRPGSVAQKKAFFEAHYRNLAARKAAALLEQANAEANNEEEPENEVGIPDKTTQDSLTVATNSQEAGDREEAHVQQVNSEASFVADDNTRTSNVDMERSESSNVEEVEPSAENEILVENCVKIETLNQIVNVDNKEVVKEMELSVSKQMEKPLLKDFMSCKDDAASMSKKKPAVSSSKSSIYDKASKLPSTPAKPAPSVRAKKENTATPISKKSALESVERRKPTPKSTHKSMNFTPAREFNKITSSIIRKIDNSRVGSHSKSSKDCPTPSRTPMMMGSIAESKHPLATPQSEKRRAKTPLHPSTSGSKTVRSKWHFLPKDRNRSQSPSASIPFSFRTEERAARRKEKLEEKFNAYQAQKVQLQVTLKEKAETELKRLRQSLCFKARPLPDFYKQRVAPNNQMEKVPLTHSESPEPGRKMTPSKIRSASQLPQWSSLKNSGSKDAMQKKSDNPRSLASRLKASPHENTSPNIQHE from the exons ATGGGGGACACAACTTGTGTCATGCAACCATTCTCTTACGCCGCAGGCATTTCTAATGACGCCAAAGAG GGGAACCCAATTCATGCGCTTGGACAGTCGATCTCGTTTGGGAGGTTCATGTCAGATTCCTTATCTTGGGAGAAGTGGTCAAGCTTCTCTCATAACCGATATGTTGAAGAGGCTGAGAAATTCTCAAGACCTGGTTCAGTTGCGCAGAAAAAGGCTTTCTTTGAAGCACATTATAGGAATCTTGCTGCAAGAAAGGCAGCAGCTTTGCTAGAGCAAGCAAATGCAGAAGCAAACAATGAGGAGGAGCCTGAAAATGAGGTTGGAATTCCTGATAAGACAACCCAAGATTCACTAACAGTGGCCACAAACTCCCAGGAAGCTGGTGATCGGGAAGAGGCACATGTCCAACAAGTAAATTCTGAAGCAAGTTTTGTTGCCGATGACAATACTCGCACCTCTAATGTTGACATGGAAAGATCTGAAAGCAGCAATGTGGAAGAAGTTGAACCATCGGCTGAAAACGAGATTCTTGTGGAGAATTGTGTTAAGATCGAGACTTTAAACCAGATTGTGAATGTCGATAACAAGGAGGTGGTTAAGGAAATGGAGCTTAGTGTATCAAAACAAATGGAGAAACCTCTATTAAAG GATTTCATGTCTTGTAAAGATGATGCTGCATCAATGAGCAAGAAGAAACCAGCAGTCTCTTCCTCTAAGTCATCGATTTATGATAAAGCCTCTAAGCTGCCATCCACTCCAGCTAAACCTGCACCTTCAGTTCGtgcgaaaaaagaaaacactgcTACTCCAATCAGCAAGAAGTCTGCATTAGAGTCAGTGGAAAGAAGAAAACCAACTCCAAAATCAACTCATAAGTCGATGAACTTCACTCCTGCCAgagaattcaataaaatcacTTCATCAATTATCAGGAAGATTGATAATTCTAGAGTTGGTTCTCATTCCAAGTCATCTAAAGATTGCCCAACTCCTTCAAGAACTCCAATGATGATG GGGTCTATTGCGGAATCAAAGCATCCTTTAGCCACCCCTCAGTCAGAAAAAAGAAG GGcaaaaacacctcttcaccccTCGACATCAGGAAGCAAAACAGTTCGCTCAAAATGGCATTTCCTCCCAAAAGA CAGAAACAGATCACAGTCCCCAAGTGCATCTATACCCTTCAGCTTCAGGACTGAAGAAAGAGCTGCAAGAAGAAAGGAG AAGCTGGAAGAAAAATTCAACGCCTATCAGGCACAAAAAGTGCAGCTGCAAGTAACACTTAAG GAAAAAGCAGAAACAGAACTTAAAAGACTGCGACAAAGCCTTTGCTTCAAGGCCAGGCCGCTACCTGATTTTTATAAACAGAGAGTGGCACCGAACAATCAGATGGAAAAG GTTCCACTGACTCATTCTGAATCACCTGAGCCTGGAAGAAAAATGACTCCCAGCAAGATACGGAGCGCCTCTCAACTTCCTCAATGGTCTTCACTCAAGAACAGTGGTTCCAAAGACGCAATGCAAAAGAAAAGTGATAACCCCCGTTCTCTAGCTTCACGACTCAAAGCAAGTCCTCATGAGAATACATCTCCAAATATTCAGCATGAATGA
- the LOC118062740 gene encoding protein WVD2-like 7 isoform X1 has product MGDTTCVMQPFSYAAGISNDAKEGNPIHALGQSISFGRFMSDSLSWEKWSSFSHNRYVEEAEKFSRPGSVAQKKAFFEAHYRNLAARKAAALLEQANAEANNEEEPENEVGIPDKTTQDSLTVATNSQEAGDREEAHVQQVNSEASFVADDNTRTSNVDMERSESSNVEEVEPSAENEILVENCVKIETLNQIVNVDNKEVVKEMELSVSKQMEKPLLKDFMSCKDDAASMSKKKPAVSSSKSSIYDKASKLPSTPAKPAPSVRAKKENTATPISKKSALESVERRKPTPKSTHKSMNFTPAREFNKITSSIIRKIDNSRVGSHSKSSKDCPTPSRTPMMMGSIAESKHPLATPQSEKRRAKTPLHPSTSGSKTVRSKWHFLPKDCSMFMTSSRNRSQSPSASIPFSFRTEERAARRKEKLEEKFNAYQAQKVQLQVTLKEKAETELKRLRQSLCFKARPLPDFYKQRVAPNNQMEKVPLTHSESPEPGRKMTPSKIRSASQLPQWSSLKNSGSKDAMQKKSDNPRSLASRLKASPHENTSPNIQHE; this is encoded by the exons ATGGGGGACACAACTTGTGTCATGCAACCATTCTCTTACGCCGCAGGCATTTCTAATGACGCCAAAGAG GGGAACCCAATTCATGCGCTTGGACAGTCGATCTCGTTTGGGAGGTTCATGTCAGATTCCTTATCTTGGGAGAAGTGGTCAAGCTTCTCTCATAACCGATATGTTGAAGAGGCTGAGAAATTCTCAAGACCTGGTTCAGTTGCGCAGAAAAAGGCTTTCTTTGAAGCACATTATAGGAATCTTGCTGCAAGAAAGGCAGCAGCTTTGCTAGAGCAAGCAAATGCAGAAGCAAACAATGAGGAGGAGCCTGAAAATGAGGTTGGAATTCCTGATAAGACAACCCAAGATTCACTAACAGTGGCCACAAACTCCCAGGAAGCTGGTGATCGGGAAGAGGCACATGTCCAACAAGTAAATTCTGAAGCAAGTTTTGTTGCCGATGACAATACTCGCACCTCTAATGTTGACATGGAAAGATCTGAAAGCAGCAATGTGGAAGAAGTTGAACCATCGGCTGAAAACGAGATTCTTGTGGAGAATTGTGTTAAGATCGAGACTTTAAACCAGATTGTGAATGTCGATAACAAGGAGGTGGTTAAGGAAATGGAGCTTAGTGTATCAAAACAAATGGAGAAACCTCTATTAAAG GATTTCATGTCTTGTAAAGATGATGCTGCATCAATGAGCAAGAAGAAACCAGCAGTCTCTTCCTCTAAGTCATCGATTTATGATAAAGCCTCTAAGCTGCCATCCACTCCAGCTAAACCTGCACCTTCAGTTCGtgcgaaaaaagaaaacactgcTACTCCAATCAGCAAGAAGTCTGCATTAGAGTCAGTGGAAAGAAGAAAACCAACTCCAAAATCAACTCATAAGTCGATGAACTTCACTCCTGCCAgagaattcaataaaatcacTTCATCAATTATCAGGAAGATTGATAATTCTAGAGTTGGTTCTCATTCCAAGTCATCTAAAGATTGCCCAACTCCTTCAAGAACTCCAATGATGATG GGGTCTATTGCGGAATCAAAGCATCCTTTAGCCACCCCTCAGTCAGAAAAAAGAAG GGcaaaaacacctcttcaccccTCGACATCAGGAAGCAAAACAGTTCGCTCAAAATGGCATTTCCTCCCAAAAGA TTGTTCAATGTTTATGACTTCCAGCAGAAACAGATCACAGTCCCCAAGTGCATCTATACCCTTCAGCTTCAGGACTGAAGAAAGAGCTGCAAGAAGAAAGGAG AAGCTGGAAGAAAAATTCAACGCCTATCAGGCACAAAAAGTGCAGCTGCAAGTAACACTTAAG GAAAAAGCAGAAACAGAACTTAAAAGACTGCGACAAAGCCTTTGCTTCAAGGCCAGGCCGCTACCTGATTTTTATAAACAGAGAGTGGCACCGAACAATCAGATGGAAAAG GTTCCACTGACTCATTCTGAATCACCTGAGCCTGGAAGAAAAATGACTCCCAGCAAGATACGGAGCGCCTCTCAACTTCCTCAATGGTCTTCACTCAAGAACAGTGGTTCCAAAGACGCAATGCAAAAGAAAAGTGATAACCCCCGTTCTCTAGCTTCACGACTCAAAGCAAGTCCTCATGAGAATACATCTCCAAATATTCAGCATGAATGA
- the LOC118062737 gene encoding peptidyl serine alpha-galactosyltransferase yields the protein MATLTVLMLVGFLFWIDGGSGLEQEAPYRIHTLFSVECQNYFDWQTVGLMHSFKKAQQPGPITRLLSCTDVEKKNYRGMHLAPTLEVPSMSKHPKTGDWYPAINKPAGIVHWLKHSKDADNVDWVVILDADMISRGPIIPWELGAEKGRPVAAYYGYLVGCDNILAKLHTKHPELCDKVGGLLAMHIDDLRALAPLWLSKTEEVREDRTHWGTNFTGDIYGTGWISEMYGYSFGAAEVGLRHKISEDLMIYPGYTPRKGVEPILIHYGLPFSVGNWSFSKLDHHEDDIVYDCGRLFPEPPYPREVRLMASDLNKKRALFLNLECINTLNEGLLLQHAANGCSKPKWSRYLSFLKSKTFADLTRPKFLAPGGIETKEAANQGGNQEQAVDEPEKPHPKMHTIFSTECTPYFDWQTVGLVHSFHLSGQPGNITRLLSCKDEDLKQYAGHDLAPTHYVPSMSQHPLTGDWYPAINKPAAVLHWLNHADIDAEFIVILDADMILRGPITPWEFKAARGRPVSTPYDYLIGCDNELAKLHTRHPDACDKVGGVIIMHIDDLRKFALLWLHKTEEVRADKAHYSTNITGDIYASGWISEMYGYSFGAAELKLRHIINSEILIYPGYVPEPGVKYRVFHYGLEFKVGNWSFDKANWRDTDVVNKCWAKFPDPPDPLTLDRSNEDILQRDLLSIECGKTLNVALELHHKKRNCPDPHSLSTSKHDTGKEDSSSRKFGRFDGSNAVRSNPVATKNSEETSPPVPKDGLFGSLRFWVVALWMISGLGFLAVMFMVFSGRKSKGSKSKTYRSRRR from the exons ATGGCTACACTCACGGTATTGATGCTGgtgggttttttgttttggattgatGGCGGGTCGGGTTTGGAGCAAGAGGCTCCGTATAGGATCCATACTTTGTTCTCTGTGGAGTGCCAGAATTACTTTGATTGGCAAACTGTGGGGCTTATGCATAGTTTCAAGAAGGCCCAGCAACCGGGACCTATAACCAGATTATTGAGTTGTACGGATGTGGAGAAAAAGAATTATAGGGGGATGCATTTGGCACCAACTCTTGAAGTTCCTTCTATGAGTAAACACCCCAAAACTGGTGATTg GTACCCTGCAATAAACAAACCCGCTGGAATAGTCCACTGGCTTAAACATAGTAAAGATGCAGATAACGTTGATTGGGTTGTCATTCTAGATGCAGACATGATCAGTAGAGGTCCAATTATCCCTTGGGAACTTGGTGCAGAGAAAGGCAGGCCTGTAGCTGCATATTATGG ATACTTGGTTGGATGTGACAATATTCTAGCTAAATTGCACACAAAGCACCCTGAACTCTGTGACAAGGTTGGTGGGCTTTTAGCCATGCACATAGATGATCTTCGAGCATTAGCACCCTTGTGGCTTTCAAAGACAGAAGAAGTGCGTGAAGATAGAACTCATTGGGGAACCAATTTTACTGGCGACATCTACGGGACAGGATGGATAAGTGAGATGTATGGCTACTCATTTGGTGCTGCTGAA GTTGGACTTCGGCACAAGATCAGTGAGGACCTGATGATCTATCCAGGCTATACTCCACGAAAGGGCGTTGAGCCTATTCTAATACACTATGGCTTGCCATTTAGTGTGGGGAATTGGTCTTTTTCTAAATTGGATCACCATGAAGATGATATCGTCTATGATTGTGGTCGGCTCTTTCCCGAGCCTCCTTATCCTAGAGAG GTGCGGTTGATGGCATCTGATCTTAATAAAAAGCGAGccctatttttaaatttagagtGTATAAACACTTTGAATGAGGGACTTTTGTTACAGCATGCTGCAAATGGATGTTCTAAGCCTAAATGGTCAAGATACTTGAGTTTTTTGAAGAGCAAAACTTTTGCTGATCTAACTCGGCCAAAATTTCTTGCTCCTGGTGGCATAGAAACCAAGGAGGCTGCAAACCAAGGTGGAAACCAGGAGCAGGCCGTTGATGAACCTGAGAAACCACATCCAAAAATGCACACCATATTTTCCACAGAATGCACTCCTTACTTTGATTGGCAGACTGTAGGCCTTGTCCACAGTTTCCACCTGAGTGGCCAGCCTGGAAATATAACACGGCTTCTCAGCTGCAAGGATGAAGACTTAAAACAATATGCAGGCCATGATCTCGCTCCCACCCATTATGTTCCTTCCATGAGCCAGCATCCCCTAACAGGCGATTG GTATCCAGCAATTAATAAACCAGCTGCAGTCCTTCATTGGCTAAATCATGCAGATATTGATGCTGAGTTTATAGTTATTCTTGATGCTGACATGATTTTGAGAGGTCCAATTACACCATGGGAGTTCAAAGCTGCACGTGGCCGTCCGGTTTCAACTCCCTATGA CTACCTAATTGGTTGTGACAATGAGCTTGCTAAACTCCATACACGCCATCCAGATGCTTGTGACAAGGTTGGGGGTGTGATCATCATGCATATAGATGATCTCAGAAAATTTGCCTTGCTATGGTTGCATAAAACCGAGGAGGTGCGGGCTGACAAAGCTCATTACTCTACAAATATCACTGGAGATATTTATGCATCGGGCTGGATTAGTGAGATGTATGGATACTCATTTGGGGCAGCAGAG CTGAAACTGCGGCACATCATAAACAGCGAGATTTTAATATATCCAGGTTATGTCCCTGAGCCTGGTGTTAAGTATAGAGTTTTCCACTATGGCTTGGAGTTTAAAGTTGGGAATTGGAGTTTTGATAAGGCAAACTGGAGAGATACTGATGTGGTCAACAAATGCTGGGCTAAGTTTCCAGATCCACCTGATCCTTTAACACTCGATCGGTCTAATGAGGACATCTTACAAAGAGACCTACTTAGCATAGAATGTGGAAAGACACTGAATGTCGCACTAGAACTGCATCATAAGAAGAGAAATTGCCCTGATCCCCACTCCTTATCCACCTCAAAACATGATACAGGAAAGGAAGATTCAAGTTCAAGGAAATTTGGCAGGTTTGATGGAAGTAATGCTGTAAGAAGCAACCCTGTGGCCACAAAAAACTCTGAGGAAACGTCTCCGCCTGTTCCAAAAGACGGGCTATTTGGTTCTTTGAGGTTCTGGGTTGTTGCTCTATGGATGATTTCAGGTTTGGGTTTCTTGGCTGTCATGTTCATGGTGTTTTCAGGCCGTAAAAGCAAGGGAAGTAAGAGTAAAACTTATAGAAGCAGAAGAAGATAA